The following proteins are encoded in a genomic region of Scylla paramamosain isolate STU-SP2022 chromosome 40, ASM3559412v1, whole genome shotgun sequence:
- the LOC135092619 gene encoding proline-rich protein 36-like — translation MFHSQPLLFQSFPATSTLAIPSNSKSQPSQTLSATPLPTIPTTLIPASQSHSSPQPFIADLPKQFSATHIPASPKHTQSIRATPLPTIPSHSQPLLYQPLPAISSFSQPFPAFPPPPFPSHSSLSHSQPLLFQLFPATPLPDFPLLATPLPAISSHSTPNHSSPNYCQSLLPQPFPATPLPAIPSTLSLAILATPLLATPLPAIPTHYSPNHSQPLLTQLFPAIPLPTIPSHSQPLLTQPLSATPFPPFPATPLPASPTPAIPLAARFPATPPTAIPSLSQPFPVNPFPVNASHSSAIRSQPLLFQPFLTTYPAISSHSHPCLSQPFSDTPPPAIALPTTPPPSIPSFTSPSHFQTLFSQIIQSLLSQPIPATPLPAIPRLSPSSHSQPILSQPPLLSQPFTDTSLPAILSHSQLLLSLPFPAAHLATPPPAIPGHCSFNHSQLLFSHPFSASPLIAIPNHSSPSLTQPLLLQPFQPLPTNPRHPSRSLSQAPQLLPATPLPAAPNHSSLSHSSPNLSQPFPSTPLPAIPLSANHSRSSRGRFQPLLYQPFLATPLPATPLLATSLPAIPSTSPNLSFPSYSQPLLSQLFPATLLTTVSLLATPLPPIPSQSQPLLSQQFPVTPLPAPLPATSPPAIPSPSSPSHSQLLLSQPFPASPLLANPRHSSPSQSQPLLSHRIPATPILFYGNLSYS, via the exons aTGTT ccattcacagccactcctcttccagtctttcccaGCTACTTCTACCCTAGCCATTCCCAGCAATTCCAAATCACAGCCCTCCCAGACGCTCTCAGCCACTCCTCTACCAACCATTCCCA CCACTCTCATCCCTGCTTCTCAAAGCCACTCCTCCCCCCAGCCATTCATAGCTGATCTTCCCAAGCAATTCTCTGCAACAcatatcccagcctctcccaaacATACACAGTCAATCcgagccactcctctcccaaccattcccagccattcacagccacttctctaccagcctctcccagccatttccagtttctcccagccattcccagccttTCCTCCCCCACCTTTTCCAAGTCATTCCTCTCTCAGCCATTCTCAGCCACTCCTCTTTCAGttattcccagccactcctctcccagatTTTCCTCTCCTAgctactcctctcccagccatttccAGCCACTCCACTCCCAACCATTCATCTCCCAACTACTGCCAATCACTTCTCCcacagccattcccagccactcctctcccagccattccca GTACTCTCTCCCTAGCAATCCTTGCCACCCCACTcctagccactcctctcccagctattCCCACCCACTACTCTCCCAACCATTCCCAACCACTCCTCACCCAGCTATTCCCAGCCATTCCTCTCCCAACCATTCCCagccattcacagccactccTCACCCAGCCATTATCAGCCACTCCTTTCCCA ccattcccagccactcccctcccagcctctcctacCCCAGCCATCCCCCTAGCCGCTCgtttcccagccactcctcccacagccattcccagtctctcccagccattcccagttAATCCTTTCCCAGTCAATGCCAGCCACTCTTCTGCCATCcgttcccagccactcctcttccAGCCATTCCTAACCACTTATCCAGCCATATCCAGCCATTCCCATCCCTgtctctcccagccattctcagACACTCCTCCCCCAGCCATT GCTCTCCCAACCACTCCTCCCCCATCCATTCCTAGTTTCACTTCTCCCAGCCATTTCCAGACACTGTTCTCCCAGATAATCCAGTcacttctctcccagccaatcccagccactcctctcccagccattcccagacTCTCCCcttccagccattcccagccaatCCTCTCCCAGCCA CCacttctctcccagccattcacagacacttctctcccagccattcttagcCACTCGCAGCTACTCCTCTCCCTGCCATTCCCAGCTGCCCATTTAGCCACTCCTCCGCCAGCCATTCCCGGCCACTGCTCTTTCAACCATTCCCAGTTACTCTTCTCTCACCCATTCTCAGCCTCTCCTCTCATAGCCATTCCtaaccactcctctcccagtctcacacagccactcctcctccagccattccagcctctcccaaccAATCCCCGCCACCCCTCTCGCAGCCTCTCCCAGGCACCACAGCTTCtaccagccactcctctcccagcagcTCCCAACCATTCCTCTCTGAGCCACTCTTCTCCCAATCTCTCGCAACCATTCCCATCTACacccctcccagccattcctctCTCAGCCAATCATAGCCGCTCTTCTCGCGGCCGTTTTCAGCCGCTCCTATACCAGCCATTCCTAGCGACTCCTCTCCCAGCTACTCCTCTCCTAGCCacttctctcccagccattcccagcacTTCTCCTAACCTCTCCTTTCCCAGCTATTCCcaaccactcctctcccagttaTTCCCAGCCACTCTTCTCACAACCGTTTCTCTCCTAGCTACTCCTCTTCCACCTATTCCTAGCCAATCCCAGCCACTTCTCTCACAGCAGTTCCCagtcactcctctcccagct cctctcccagccacCTCTCCCCCAGCTATTCCTAGCCCCTcttctcccagccattcccaattactcctctcccagccgttcccagcctctcctctcctagcCAATCCTAGACACTCCTCTCCAAGCcaatcccagcctctcctctcccatcgaATCCCAGCCACTCCTATCCTATTCTATGGTAATCTTTCCTACTCCTAA